From the genome of Poecile atricapillus isolate bPoeAtr1 chromosome 23, bPoeAtr1.hap1, whole genome shotgun sequence, one region includes:
- the AP4B1 gene encoding AP-4 complex subunit beta-1 isoform X3, whose protein sequence is MPYLGGEEAQRELRRALSNPHVQADPARYRGAVLRVIRMPGIQEYLQQPLVSGLRDKASYVRRVAVLGCAKMVKLQGDCEVDGALVNELYSLLRDQDPIVVVNCLRALEEILKKEGGVVINKPIAHHLLNRMPDLDQWGQSEVLTFLLRYKPRSEDELFDILNLLDGYLKSSSPSVVMAATKLFLVLAREYPDVQTDVLVRVKGPLLSVCTSESRELCFTALCHVRQILRTLPGHFSSHYKKFFCSYSEPHYIKCQKMEVLCELVNDENVQQVLEELKGYCTDVSVELAQGAIFAIANIARTYTEQCVGILTELLGLQQEHITSDPPSHHCCSCCSLLTGLALRFENHTACTQLLNSISGAVAVVRAFRDLAWLCPQCTDAVCQALPGCEDTIQDSEGKQALVWLLGTHGEKIPNAPYVLEDFVENVKSETFPAVKMELLTALLRLFLARPAECQDMLGRLLYYCIEEEQDMAVRDRGLFYYRLLQSGVEEVKRVLCSPKSDPSLGLLGDQSKQPVNAWAWEFNTLATVYGRERWALATAQQPVEPSYSCSPYADSRNRDTESLVSEGTKEVLEVHPGTPVSEGNKELLKAHPDAGSLSLIPNVSLTAEQFEKTWLSLDTSCQLSLPWCGLVHADTIQTALRVVHIQTIAMSKAGAQPWKAYLSAQHDSGCLFLTELLHEAADSELQISVKQNEAKPEALQSFISTLRTVLEAVAGLES, encoded by the exons ATGCCGTACCTGGGCGGCGAGGAGGCGCAGCGGGAGCTCCGCCGGGCGCTGTCGAACCCGCACGTGCAGGCGGACCCGGCGCGGTATCGCGGCGCCGTGCTGCGCGTGATCCG GATGCCCGGGATCCAGGAGTACCTGCAGCAGCCCCTCGTGAGCGGGCTGAGGGACAAGGCGTCCTACGTACGCAGGGTGGccgtgctgggctgtgccaagatGGTGAAGCTGCAGGGGGACTGCGAAGTGG ATGGTGCTCTGGTGAACGAGCTCTACAGTTTGCTTCGTGACCAGGACCCCATTGTGGTAGTGAACTGTCTGAGGGCCTTGGAAGAGATCCTGAAGAAGGAGGGAGGTGTTGTCATCAACAAACCCATTGCCCATCATCTCCTcaacag GATGCCTGACCTGGATCAGTGGGGGCAGAGTGAGGTGCTCACCTTCCTGCTGCGCTACAAACCCCGCAGCGAGGACGAGCTCTTCGACATCCTCAACCTGCTCGATGGCTACCTcaagagcagcagccccagcgttGTGATGGCAGCCACCAAGCTGTTCCTGGTGCTGGCCAGGGAGTACCCAGATGTGCAGACAGATGTGCTGGTGCGGGTGAAGGGCCCACTGCTGTCTGTCTGCACCTCGGAGAGCAGGGAGCTCTGCTTCACCGCACTCTGCCATGTGCGCCAGATCCTCAGGACCCTGCCCGGCCACTTCAGCAGCCACTACAAAAAGTTCTTCTGCTCCTACTCAGAGCCCCACTATATCAAATGCCAGAAGATGGAGGTGCTATGTGAGCTGGTGAATGATGAAAATGTGCAGCAGGTTCTGGAGGAGTTGAAGGGTTACTGCACTGACGTGTCAGTGGAGCTGGCGCAGGGAGCGATCTTTGCCATAG CCAATATTGCCAGGACATACACAGAGCAGTGTGTGGGGATTCTGACAGAGCTTCTGGGGCTTCAGCAGGAGCACATCACCTCAG ATCCACCTTCACAtcactgctgttcctgctgctctcttttAACTGGTCTTGCTCTCAGGTTTGAAAACCACACAGCTTGCACTCAGCTGTTGAATTCCATTTCAGGAGCTGTTG CTGTGGTCCGTGCTTTCCGAGACCTggcctggctgtgtccccagtgcaCAGATGCcgtgtgccaggcactgcctggCTGTGAGGACACCATCCAGGACAGCGAG GGCAAGCAAGCGCTGGTCTGGCTCCTGGGCACACATGGGGAGAAGATCCCCAATGCTCCCTATGTCTTGGAGGACtttgtggagaatgtgaagtCTGAGACATTCCCAGCAGTGAAGATGGAGCTCCTGACGGCACTGCTGCGGCTCTTCCTGGCCCGGCCCGCCGAGTGCCAGGACATGTTGGGCAGGCTGCTCTACTACTGCATTG aggaggagcaggacatGGCCGTGCGGGACCGTGGGCTGTTCTACTATCGCCTTCTGCAGTCTGGGGTGGAGGAAGTGAAGCGGGTCCTGTGCAGCCCCAAGTCTGACCCCtccctggggctcctgggggaCCAGAGCAAGCAGCCTGTCAATGCCTGGGCTTGGGAGTTCAACACTCTGGCCACAGTTTATGGCAGAGAGCGCTGGGCTCTCGccactgctcagcagcctgtggAACCCTCTTACTCTTGCTCGCCTTATGCTGACTCCAGGAACAGAGACACAG AGTCACTGGTTTCTGAAGGGACTAAGGAAGTCCTTGAGGTTCACCCTGGTACTCCAGTGTCTGAAGGGAATAAAGAACTCCTCAAGGCTCATCCTGATGCAGGCAGCCTAAGCTTGATTCCTAATGTTTCCCTGACTGCAGAACAGTTTGAGAAGACCTGGCTGAGCCTGGACACGAGCTGCCAGCTCTCTCTGCCCTGGTGTGGGCTTGTCCATGCAGACACCATCCAGACAGCCCTTCGTGTTGTGCACATCCAGACCATTGCCATGAGCAAagctggagcccagccctggaaaGCTTATCTGAGTGCCCAGCATGACTCGGGCTGCCTCTTCCTTACAGAGCTCCTGCATGAGGCAGCAGATTCAGAGCTGCAGATTTCGGTGAAGCAAAATGAAGCAAAGCCAGAGGCTCTTCAGTCCTTCATCTCAACCTTGAGGACAGTCCTGGAGGCGGTGGCTGGACTGGAGTCTTGA
- the AP4B1 gene encoding AP-4 complex subunit beta-1 isoform X4, producing the protein MPYLGGEEAQRELRRALSNPHVQADPARYRGAVLRVIRMPGIQEYLQQPLVSGLRDKASYVRRVAVLGCAKMVKLQGDCEVDGALVNELYSLLRDQDPIVVVNCLRALEEILKKEGGVVINKPIAHHLLNRMPDLDQWGQSEVLTFLLRYKPRSEDELFDILNLLDGYLKSSSPSVVMAATKLFLVLAREYPDVQTDVLVRVKGPLLSVCTSESRELCFTALCHVRQILRTLPGHFSSHYKKFFCSYSEPHYIKCQKMEVLCELVNDENVQQVLEELKGYCTDVSVELAQGAIFAIANIARTYTEQCVGILTELLGLQQEHITSAVVRAFRDLAWLCPQCTDAVCQALPGCEDTIQDSEGKQALVWLLGTHGEKIPNAPYVLEDFVENVKSETFPAVKMELLTALLRLFLARPAECQDMLGRLLYYCIEEEQDMAVRDRGLFYYRLLQSGVEEVKRVLCSPKSDPSLGLLGDQSKQPVNAWAWEFNTLATVYGRERWALATAQQPVEPSYSCSPYADSRNRDTESLVSEGTKEVLEVHPGTPVSEGNKELLKAHPDAGSLSLIPNVSLTAEQFEKTWLSLDTSCQLSLPWCGLVHADTIQTALRVVHIQTIAMSKAGAQPWKAYLSAQHDSGCLFLTELLHEAADSELQISVKQNEAKPEALQSFISTLRTVLEAVAGLES; encoded by the exons ATGCCGTACCTGGGCGGCGAGGAGGCGCAGCGGGAGCTCCGCCGGGCGCTGTCGAACCCGCACGTGCAGGCGGACCCGGCGCGGTATCGCGGCGCCGTGCTGCGCGTGATCCG GATGCCCGGGATCCAGGAGTACCTGCAGCAGCCCCTCGTGAGCGGGCTGAGGGACAAGGCGTCCTACGTACGCAGGGTGGccgtgctgggctgtgccaagatGGTGAAGCTGCAGGGGGACTGCGAAGTGG ATGGTGCTCTGGTGAACGAGCTCTACAGTTTGCTTCGTGACCAGGACCCCATTGTGGTAGTGAACTGTCTGAGGGCCTTGGAAGAGATCCTGAAGAAGGAGGGAGGTGTTGTCATCAACAAACCCATTGCCCATCATCTCCTcaacag GATGCCTGACCTGGATCAGTGGGGGCAGAGTGAGGTGCTCACCTTCCTGCTGCGCTACAAACCCCGCAGCGAGGACGAGCTCTTCGACATCCTCAACCTGCTCGATGGCTACCTcaagagcagcagccccagcgttGTGATGGCAGCCACCAAGCTGTTCCTGGTGCTGGCCAGGGAGTACCCAGATGTGCAGACAGATGTGCTGGTGCGGGTGAAGGGCCCACTGCTGTCTGTCTGCACCTCGGAGAGCAGGGAGCTCTGCTTCACCGCACTCTGCCATGTGCGCCAGATCCTCAGGACCCTGCCCGGCCACTTCAGCAGCCACTACAAAAAGTTCTTCTGCTCCTACTCAGAGCCCCACTATATCAAATGCCAGAAGATGGAGGTGCTATGTGAGCTGGTGAATGATGAAAATGTGCAGCAGGTTCTGGAGGAGTTGAAGGGTTACTGCACTGACGTGTCAGTGGAGCTGGCGCAGGGAGCGATCTTTGCCATAG CCAATATTGCCAGGACATACACAGAGCAGTGTGTGGGGATTCTGACAGAGCTTCTGGGGCTTCAGCAGGAGCACATCACCTCAG CTGTGGTCCGTGCTTTCCGAGACCTggcctggctgtgtccccagtgcaCAGATGCcgtgtgccaggcactgcctggCTGTGAGGACACCATCCAGGACAGCGAG GGCAAGCAAGCGCTGGTCTGGCTCCTGGGCACACATGGGGAGAAGATCCCCAATGCTCCCTATGTCTTGGAGGACtttgtggagaatgtgaagtCTGAGACATTCCCAGCAGTGAAGATGGAGCTCCTGACGGCACTGCTGCGGCTCTTCCTGGCCCGGCCCGCCGAGTGCCAGGACATGTTGGGCAGGCTGCTCTACTACTGCATTG aggaggagcaggacatGGCCGTGCGGGACCGTGGGCTGTTCTACTATCGCCTTCTGCAGTCTGGGGTGGAGGAAGTGAAGCGGGTCCTGTGCAGCCCCAAGTCTGACCCCtccctggggctcctgggggaCCAGAGCAAGCAGCCTGTCAATGCCTGGGCTTGGGAGTTCAACACTCTGGCCACAGTTTATGGCAGAGAGCGCTGGGCTCTCGccactgctcagcagcctgtggAACCCTCTTACTCTTGCTCGCCTTATGCTGACTCCAGGAACAGAGACACAG AGTCACTGGTTTCTGAAGGGACTAAGGAAGTCCTTGAGGTTCACCCTGGTACTCCAGTGTCTGAAGGGAATAAAGAACTCCTCAAGGCTCATCCTGATGCAGGCAGCCTAAGCTTGATTCCTAATGTTTCCCTGACTGCAGAACAGTTTGAGAAGACCTGGCTGAGCCTGGACACGAGCTGCCAGCTCTCTCTGCCCTGGTGTGGGCTTGTCCATGCAGACACCATCCAGACAGCCCTTCGTGTTGTGCACATCCAGACCATTGCCATGAGCAAagctggagcccagccctggaaaGCTTATCTGAGTGCCCAGCATGACTCGGGCTGCCTCTTCCTTACAGAGCTCCTGCATGAGGCAGCAGATTCAGAGCTGCAGATTTCGGTGAAGCAAAATGAAGCAAAGCCAGAGGCTCTTCAGTCCTTCATCTCAACCTTGAGGACAGTCCTGGAGGCGGTGGCTGGACTGGAGTCTTGA
- the AP4B1 gene encoding AP-4 complex subunit beta-1 isoform X2: MPYLGGEEAQRELRRALSNPHVQADPARYRGAVLRVIRLMAQGVDVSGLFPEMVKAGAVPDVVQKKLVSFYVRSQAPRQPQLALLAVNSLRKDCAHPSPAVRGLALRTMCGLRMPGIQEYLQQPLVSGLRDKASYVRRVAVLGCAKMVKLQGDCEVDGALVNELYSLLRDQDPIVVVNCLRALEEILKKEGGVVINKPIAHHLLNRMPDLDQWGQSEVLTFLLRYKPRSEDELFDILNLLDGYLKSSSPSVVMAATKLFLVLAREYPDVQTDVLVRVKGPLLSVCTSESRELCFTALCHVRQILRTLPGHFSSHYKKFFCSYSEPHYIKCQKMEVLCELVNDENVQQVLEELKGYCTDVSVELAQGAIFAIANIARTYTEQCVGILTELLGLQQEHITSAVVRAFRDLAWLCPQCTDAVCQALPGCEDTIQDSEGKQALVWLLGTHGEKIPNAPYVLEDFVENVKSETFPAVKMELLTALLRLFLARPAECQDMLGRLLYYCIEEEQDMAVRDRGLFYYRLLQSGVEEVKRVLCSPKSDPSLGLLGDQSKQPVNAWAWEFNTLATVYGRERWALATAQQPVEPSYSCSPYADSRNRDTESLVSEGTKEVLEVHPGTPVSEGNKELLKAHPDAGSLSLIPNVSLTAEQFEKTWLSLDTSCQLSLPWCGLVHADTIQTALRVVHIQTIAMSKAGAQPWKAYLSAQHDSGCLFLTELLHEAADSELQISVKQNEAKPEALQSFISTLRTVLEAVAGLES; this comes from the exons ATGCCGTACCTGGGCGGCGAGGAGGCGCAGCGGGAGCTCCGCCGGGCGCTGTCGAACCCGCACGTGCAGGCGGACCCGGCGCGGTATCGCGGCGCCGTGCTGCGCGTGATCCG GCTAATGGCGCAGGGCGTCGACGTGTCGGGGCTGTTCCCGGAGATGGTGAAGGCGGGCGCGGTGCCGGACGTGGTGCAGAAGAAGCTGGTGTCCTTCTACGTGCGCTCCCAGGCCCCGCGGCAGCCGCAGCTGGCGCTGCTCGCCGTCAACTCCCTGCGCAAGGACTGCGCGCACCCCAGCCCGGCCGTGAGGGGGCTCGCCCTGCGCACCATGTGCGGCCTCAG GATGCCCGGGATCCAGGAGTACCTGCAGCAGCCCCTCGTGAGCGGGCTGAGGGACAAGGCGTCCTACGTACGCAGGGTGGccgtgctgggctgtgccaagatGGTGAAGCTGCAGGGGGACTGCGAAGTGG ATGGTGCTCTGGTGAACGAGCTCTACAGTTTGCTTCGTGACCAGGACCCCATTGTGGTAGTGAACTGTCTGAGGGCCTTGGAAGAGATCCTGAAGAAGGAGGGAGGTGTTGTCATCAACAAACCCATTGCCCATCATCTCCTcaacag GATGCCTGACCTGGATCAGTGGGGGCAGAGTGAGGTGCTCACCTTCCTGCTGCGCTACAAACCCCGCAGCGAGGACGAGCTCTTCGACATCCTCAACCTGCTCGATGGCTACCTcaagagcagcagccccagcgttGTGATGGCAGCCACCAAGCTGTTCCTGGTGCTGGCCAGGGAGTACCCAGATGTGCAGACAGATGTGCTGGTGCGGGTGAAGGGCCCACTGCTGTCTGTCTGCACCTCGGAGAGCAGGGAGCTCTGCTTCACCGCACTCTGCCATGTGCGCCAGATCCTCAGGACCCTGCCCGGCCACTTCAGCAGCCACTACAAAAAGTTCTTCTGCTCCTACTCAGAGCCCCACTATATCAAATGCCAGAAGATGGAGGTGCTATGTGAGCTGGTGAATGATGAAAATGTGCAGCAGGTTCTGGAGGAGTTGAAGGGTTACTGCACTGACGTGTCAGTGGAGCTGGCGCAGGGAGCGATCTTTGCCATAG CCAATATTGCCAGGACATACACAGAGCAGTGTGTGGGGATTCTGACAGAGCTTCTGGGGCTTCAGCAGGAGCACATCACCTCAG CTGTGGTCCGTGCTTTCCGAGACCTggcctggctgtgtccccagtgcaCAGATGCcgtgtgccaggcactgcctggCTGTGAGGACACCATCCAGGACAGCGAG GGCAAGCAAGCGCTGGTCTGGCTCCTGGGCACACATGGGGAGAAGATCCCCAATGCTCCCTATGTCTTGGAGGACtttgtggagaatgtgaagtCTGAGACATTCCCAGCAGTGAAGATGGAGCTCCTGACGGCACTGCTGCGGCTCTTCCTGGCCCGGCCCGCCGAGTGCCAGGACATGTTGGGCAGGCTGCTCTACTACTGCATTG aggaggagcaggacatGGCCGTGCGGGACCGTGGGCTGTTCTACTATCGCCTTCTGCAGTCTGGGGTGGAGGAAGTGAAGCGGGTCCTGTGCAGCCCCAAGTCTGACCCCtccctggggctcctgggggaCCAGAGCAAGCAGCCTGTCAATGCCTGGGCTTGGGAGTTCAACACTCTGGCCACAGTTTATGGCAGAGAGCGCTGGGCTCTCGccactgctcagcagcctgtggAACCCTCTTACTCTTGCTCGCCTTATGCTGACTCCAGGAACAGAGACACAG AGTCACTGGTTTCTGAAGGGACTAAGGAAGTCCTTGAGGTTCACCCTGGTACTCCAGTGTCTGAAGGGAATAAAGAACTCCTCAAGGCTCATCCTGATGCAGGCAGCCTAAGCTTGATTCCTAATGTTTCCCTGACTGCAGAACAGTTTGAGAAGACCTGGCTGAGCCTGGACACGAGCTGCCAGCTCTCTCTGCCCTGGTGTGGGCTTGTCCATGCAGACACCATCCAGACAGCCCTTCGTGTTGTGCACATCCAGACCATTGCCATGAGCAAagctggagcccagccctggaaaGCTTATCTGAGTGCCCAGCATGACTCGGGCTGCCTCTTCCTTACAGAGCTCCTGCATGAGGCAGCAGATTCAGAGCTGCAGATTTCGGTGAAGCAAAATGAAGCAAAGCCAGAGGCTCTTCAGTCCTTCATCTCAACCTTGAGGACAGTCCTGGAGGCGGTGGCTGGACTGGAGTCTTGA
- the AP4B1 gene encoding AP-4 complex subunit beta-1 isoform X1, giving the protein MPYLGGEEAQRELRRALSNPHVQADPARYRGAVLRVIRLMAQGVDVSGLFPEMVKAGAVPDVVQKKLVSFYVRSQAPRQPQLALLAVNSLRKDCAHPSPAVRGLALRTMCGLRMPGIQEYLQQPLVSGLRDKASYVRRVAVLGCAKMVKLQGDCEVDGALVNELYSLLRDQDPIVVVNCLRALEEILKKEGGVVINKPIAHHLLNRMPDLDQWGQSEVLTFLLRYKPRSEDELFDILNLLDGYLKSSSPSVVMAATKLFLVLAREYPDVQTDVLVRVKGPLLSVCTSESRELCFTALCHVRQILRTLPGHFSSHYKKFFCSYSEPHYIKCQKMEVLCELVNDENVQQVLEELKGYCTDVSVELAQGAIFAIANIARTYTEQCVGILTELLGLQQEHITSDPPSHHCCSCCSLLTGLALRFENHTACTQLLNSISGAVAVVRAFRDLAWLCPQCTDAVCQALPGCEDTIQDSEGKQALVWLLGTHGEKIPNAPYVLEDFVENVKSETFPAVKMELLTALLRLFLARPAECQDMLGRLLYYCIEEEQDMAVRDRGLFYYRLLQSGVEEVKRVLCSPKSDPSLGLLGDQSKQPVNAWAWEFNTLATVYGRERWALATAQQPVEPSYSCSPYADSRNRDTESLVSEGTKEVLEVHPGTPVSEGNKELLKAHPDAGSLSLIPNVSLTAEQFEKTWLSLDTSCQLSLPWCGLVHADTIQTALRVVHIQTIAMSKAGAQPWKAYLSAQHDSGCLFLTELLHEAADSELQISVKQNEAKPEALQSFISTLRTVLEAVAGLES; this is encoded by the exons ATGCCGTACCTGGGCGGCGAGGAGGCGCAGCGGGAGCTCCGCCGGGCGCTGTCGAACCCGCACGTGCAGGCGGACCCGGCGCGGTATCGCGGCGCCGTGCTGCGCGTGATCCG GCTAATGGCGCAGGGCGTCGACGTGTCGGGGCTGTTCCCGGAGATGGTGAAGGCGGGCGCGGTGCCGGACGTGGTGCAGAAGAAGCTGGTGTCCTTCTACGTGCGCTCCCAGGCCCCGCGGCAGCCGCAGCTGGCGCTGCTCGCCGTCAACTCCCTGCGCAAGGACTGCGCGCACCCCAGCCCGGCCGTGAGGGGGCTCGCCCTGCGCACCATGTGCGGCCTCAG GATGCCCGGGATCCAGGAGTACCTGCAGCAGCCCCTCGTGAGCGGGCTGAGGGACAAGGCGTCCTACGTACGCAGGGTGGccgtgctgggctgtgccaagatGGTGAAGCTGCAGGGGGACTGCGAAGTGG ATGGTGCTCTGGTGAACGAGCTCTACAGTTTGCTTCGTGACCAGGACCCCATTGTGGTAGTGAACTGTCTGAGGGCCTTGGAAGAGATCCTGAAGAAGGAGGGAGGTGTTGTCATCAACAAACCCATTGCCCATCATCTCCTcaacag GATGCCTGACCTGGATCAGTGGGGGCAGAGTGAGGTGCTCACCTTCCTGCTGCGCTACAAACCCCGCAGCGAGGACGAGCTCTTCGACATCCTCAACCTGCTCGATGGCTACCTcaagagcagcagccccagcgttGTGATGGCAGCCACCAAGCTGTTCCTGGTGCTGGCCAGGGAGTACCCAGATGTGCAGACAGATGTGCTGGTGCGGGTGAAGGGCCCACTGCTGTCTGTCTGCACCTCGGAGAGCAGGGAGCTCTGCTTCACCGCACTCTGCCATGTGCGCCAGATCCTCAGGACCCTGCCCGGCCACTTCAGCAGCCACTACAAAAAGTTCTTCTGCTCCTACTCAGAGCCCCACTATATCAAATGCCAGAAGATGGAGGTGCTATGTGAGCTGGTGAATGATGAAAATGTGCAGCAGGTTCTGGAGGAGTTGAAGGGTTACTGCACTGACGTGTCAGTGGAGCTGGCGCAGGGAGCGATCTTTGCCATAG CCAATATTGCCAGGACATACACAGAGCAGTGTGTGGGGATTCTGACAGAGCTTCTGGGGCTTCAGCAGGAGCACATCACCTCAG ATCCACCTTCACAtcactgctgttcctgctgctctcttttAACTGGTCTTGCTCTCAGGTTTGAAAACCACACAGCTTGCACTCAGCTGTTGAATTCCATTTCAGGAGCTGTTG CTGTGGTCCGTGCTTTCCGAGACCTggcctggctgtgtccccagtgcaCAGATGCcgtgtgccaggcactgcctggCTGTGAGGACACCATCCAGGACAGCGAG GGCAAGCAAGCGCTGGTCTGGCTCCTGGGCACACATGGGGAGAAGATCCCCAATGCTCCCTATGTCTTGGAGGACtttgtggagaatgtgaagtCTGAGACATTCCCAGCAGTGAAGATGGAGCTCCTGACGGCACTGCTGCGGCTCTTCCTGGCCCGGCCCGCCGAGTGCCAGGACATGTTGGGCAGGCTGCTCTACTACTGCATTG aggaggagcaggacatGGCCGTGCGGGACCGTGGGCTGTTCTACTATCGCCTTCTGCAGTCTGGGGTGGAGGAAGTGAAGCGGGTCCTGTGCAGCCCCAAGTCTGACCCCtccctggggctcctgggggaCCAGAGCAAGCAGCCTGTCAATGCCTGGGCTTGGGAGTTCAACACTCTGGCCACAGTTTATGGCAGAGAGCGCTGGGCTCTCGccactgctcagcagcctgtggAACCCTCTTACTCTTGCTCGCCTTATGCTGACTCCAGGAACAGAGACACAG AGTCACTGGTTTCTGAAGGGACTAAGGAAGTCCTTGAGGTTCACCCTGGTACTCCAGTGTCTGAAGGGAATAAAGAACTCCTCAAGGCTCATCCTGATGCAGGCAGCCTAAGCTTGATTCCTAATGTTTCCCTGACTGCAGAACAGTTTGAGAAGACCTGGCTGAGCCTGGACACGAGCTGCCAGCTCTCTCTGCCCTGGTGTGGGCTTGTCCATGCAGACACCATCCAGACAGCCCTTCGTGTTGTGCACATCCAGACCATTGCCATGAGCAAagctggagcccagccctggaaaGCTTATCTGAGTGCCCAGCATGACTCGGGCTGCCTCTTCCTTACAGAGCTCCTGCATGAGGCAGCAGATTCAGAGCTGCAGATTTCGGTGAAGCAAAATGAAGCAAAGCCAGAGGCTCTTCAGTCCTTCATCTCAACCTTGAGGACAGTCCTGGAGGCGGTGGCTGGACTGGAGTCTTGA